A portion of the Adhaeribacter radiodurans genome contains these proteins:
- a CDS encoding Crp/Fnr family transcriptional regulator — MRGCYYNNKGEEITRCFISENSIVVDYVNFEANTSSTEYLQASTDCKLIVFSKPNWEELSHTIVGWDNIKNKMVQICMFQKSRKGPVISQDATTRYLDFIENFPTLSNRIPLAYIASYLGVTQQSMSRIRKNIR; from the coding sequence ATGCGTGGTTGCTATTACAACAACAAAGGCGAAGAAATAACCCGATGCTTTATTAGTGAGAATAGTATAGTAGTGGATTATGTAAATTTTGAGGCCAATACATCCTCCACAGAATATTTACAAGCCAGTACTGACTGTAAGCTTATTGTGTTTTCCAAACCAAATTGGGAAGAACTCTCGCATACCATTGTGGGCTGGGATAATATCAAAAATAAAATGGTGCAAATATGTATGTTCCAAAAATCTAGAAAAGGCCCGGTAATATCGCAAGATGCCACTACCCGTTATTTGGATTTTATAGAAAACTTCCCAACGCTTTCTAACCGCATTCCATTGGCCTACATTGCTTCCTACCTGGGAGTTACGCAACAATCGATGAGTAGAATAAGAAAGAATATCCGTTAA
- a CDS encoding SDR family NAD(P)-dependent oxidoreductase produces MKSALITGANKGIGLETAKQLSKQGLFVYLGSRDIKKGEVIVQELKDNGFLNVKAIEIDVTKPDTIASAKIIIQKEQGHLDVLINNAGISGVLPQNALETTPDHYKEVFEVNLYSVINVTQTFIPLLKKSPEPRIVNVSTSVGSLSLQSNSNWPAYDYAKYAVYASSKSAMNMYTIHLA; encoded by the coding sequence ATGAAATCAGCATTAATTACCGGAGCCAACAAAGGCATTGGCCTGGAAACAGCAAAACAACTTTCCAAACAAGGACTGTTCGTCTATTTAGGCAGTCGGGATATAAAAAAAGGAGAAGTAATTGTCCAAGAATTAAAAGATAATGGCTTCTTAAACGTAAAGGCAATTGAAATAGACGTTACCAAGCCGGACACAATTGCATCTGCCAAGATTATTATTCAAAAAGAACAAGGGCATTTAGATGTACTTATAAACAATGCCGGTATTAGTGGAGTTTTGCCGCAAAATGCGCTTGAAACAACCCCAGATCATTATAAAGAGGTTTTTGAAGTTAATTTATACAGCGTTATAAACGTAACCCAAACTTTTATTCCTTTATTAAAAAAATCGCCGGAACCGAGAATTGTAAATGTAAGTACCAGTGTGGGCTCCCTTTCCCTTCAAAGCAATTCGAACTGGCCGGCTTACGACTATGCCAAATATGCGGTATATGCTTCTTCCAAATCGGCCATGAATATGTACACAATTCATTTAGCTTAA
- a CDS encoding IS3 family transposase (programmed frameshift) encodes MKKTRITESQIIKSLQENESGRKTEDICRELEVSRATFYRWKSQYGGMEASDVKRLKELEEENARLKKMYADLSLDHSILKEVITKKGWGSGKQKQLTAEIISDYDLPVVRACHLTGLTRSQFYYKSCKDDSEVITALQELAAAHPAYGFRKLLAYLKRAGQPWNHKRVYRIYKLLKFNKKRKGKRRLPTRVKQPLLQPVEINSSWSMDFMSDSLASGNKFRTLNVLDDCNREALVIEIATSITAKRVIRTLEQLIDWRGKPTAIRVDNGPEFTSVDFTNWCKEKEINIHYIQPGKPMQNGFIERFNGSYRREILDAYLFFELAEVRQLTENWLEEYNTRRPHEALGNLTPNEWLLKSRSGNMENSPQHTPSAQPVYHIPTS; translated from the exons ATGAAAAAGACAAGGATTACCGAAAGTCAGATTATCAAATCGCTACAGGAAAATGAGTCGGGTCGGAAGACAGAAGACATTTGCCGGGAATTAGAAGTTAGCCGGGCTACCTTTTACCGGTGGAAGAGCCAATACGGCGGCATGGAAGCTTCGGATGTAAAGCGGCTCAAAGAGTTAGAAGAGGAGAATGCCCGATTAAAGAAAATGTATGCTGATTTAAGCTTGGATCACTCTATCCTGAAGGAGGTCATCACAAAAAAAGGTTGGGGCTCTGGCA AGCAAAAGCAGTTGACTGCAGAAATCATCTCGGACTACGACTTACCCGTTGTCAGGGCCTGCCACTTAACTGGTCTGACCCGTTCTCAATTTTATTACAAGAGCTGTAAAGATGATTCCGAAGTGATTACCGCCTTGCAGGAGTTAGCTGCTGCTCATCCAGCTTATGGTTTTCGGAAGCTGTTAGCTTATCTGAAAAGAGCCGGTCAGCCGTGGAATCACAAACGGGTATACCGGATCTATAAACTGTTAAAGTTCAACAAAAAGAGAAAAGGAAAACGTAGGCTACCAACCCGAGTAAAGCAACCATTGCTGCAGCCGGTAGAGATTAACAGTAGCTGGAGCATGGATTTTATGAGTGATAGCTTAGCATCAGGTAATAAGTTTCGGACCTTGAATGTGCTAGATGATTGTAACCGGGAAGCACTGGTCATTGAAATAGCAACTTCAATTACCGCCAAAAGAGTGATTCGCACTCTGGAGCAGCTGATTGACTGGCGCGGTAAGCCAACGGCCATCCGGGTAGATAATGGCCCGGAGTTTACTAGTGTTGATTTTACGAACTGGTGTAAAGAAAAAGAAATTAACATCCATTATATTCAGCCGGGTAAACCCATGCAGAATGGCTTTATCGAACGCTTTAACGGCAGTTATCGCCGGGAAATATTAGATGCTTATCTGTTTTTTGAACTGGCGGAAGTCCGGCAACTGACAGAAAATTGGCTAGAAGAATATAATACCCGTAGGCCGCATGAAGCTTTAGGAAATCTGACCCCAAACGAGTGGTTGCTGAAAAGCAGAAGTGGGAATATGGAAAACTCGCCCCAGCACACTCCTTCAGCGCAGCCAGTTTACCACATTCCTACTTCATAA
- a CDS encoding glycoside hydrolase family 31 protein produces MKLITLLLGLFITVSAYSQEKTEIKFLEGESWWVGIIDQGHLMPLTNSFSFDMVKANNTYNQLQPLFISSSGRYIFPEEPVKFTIKSNSLEIEGASNLKVQTAGKSLQTAYREAAAKYFSFHGKYPYPDLFQKPQYNTWIELTYNQNQKDVLKYAQSMLRNGMPPGVIMIDDTWQHDYGVWEFDANKFPNPKAMLDTLHSQGFKVMVWICPFVSPDSREYRELAKDGGLLLNKEDSKPKMVEWWNGVSAVLDLSHPNGVKWFKAKLDYLQNQYGVDGFKFDAGDIRFYENGKSYGNISPHQQCLLFNQLAVQYPLNEFRAAWKVGGEPLAQRLADKAHNWEDLQKLIPQITLQGIMGYPFACPDMIGGGEFGSFLNLAQIDQDLIVRSAQCHAFMPMMQFSVNPFRILDEKHIKAVKEAVALRKNFVPTIMALVKNAAQTGEPVVRMMEYEFPHQGFEKIKDQFMLGDSYLIAPVLIKNATTRKIVLPKGKWKDSNGKIWQGNKTIEYPTKLETLPYFTRLDKH; encoded by the coding sequence ATGAAGCTGATCACACTCCTCCTTGGTTTATTTATAACAGTATCGGCGTATTCTCAGGAGAAAACCGAAATTAAATTTTTAGAGGGCGAGAGTTGGTGGGTTGGTATTATTGACCAGGGGCATTTAATGCCGCTCACCAACAGTTTTAGTTTTGATATGGTTAAAGCGAACAACACGTATAATCAACTTCAGCCATTGTTTATTTCCAGTAGCGGGCGGTATATTTTTCCGGAAGAACCCGTAAAATTTACAATTAAATCGAACAGCCTGGAAATAGAGGGAGCTAGTAACCTTAAAGTCCAGACTGCCGGCAAATCCCTGCAAACTGCTTACCGGGAGGCAGCCGCCAAATACTTTTCCTTCCACGGCAAATACCCTTATCCGGATTTATTCCAGAAACCGCAGTACAATACGTGGATTGAATTAACCTATAATCAAAACCAAAAAGACGTACTAAAATACGCGCAATCCATGCTCCGAAACGGCATGCCACCCGGAGTAATAATGATTGACGATACTTGGCAGCATGATTACGGCGTTTGGGAGTTCGATGCCAATAAGTTTCCTAACCCCAAAGCCATGTTGGATACCCTGCACAGCCAAGGGTTTAAAGTTATGGTTTGGATATGTCCCTTCGTGAGCCCCGATAGCCGGGAATACCGAGAACTAGCCAAAGATGGAGGATTATTATTAAATAAAGAAGATTCCAAACCCAAGATGGTAGAATGGTGGAATGGCGTTAGCGCCGTTTTGGATTTAAGCCATCCAAACGGAGTTAAATGGTTTAAAGCCAAACTGGATTATCTGCAAAACCAATATGGCGTAGACGGTTTTAAATTTGATGCCGGAGATATCCGTTTTTATGAAAACGGGAAATCGTACGGCAATATTTCGCCGCATCAACAGTGTTTGTTATTTAACCAACTGGCGGTACAATATCCATTAAATGAGTTTCGGGCGGCTTGGAAAGTTGGCGGGGAACCGTTGGCGCAACGCTTAGCCGACAAAGCCCACAATTGGGAAGATTTACAAAAATTAATTCCCCAAATTACCCTGCAAGGCATTATGGGATATCCTTTTGCCTGCCCCGATATGATTGGCGGCGGGGAGTTTGGTTCGTTCCTTAATCTCGCACAAATTGATCAGGACTTGATTGTACGCTCCGCGCAATGCCACGCCTTTATGCCCATGATGCAGTTTTCGGTAAACCCCTTTCGTATTCTGGATGAAAAGCACATTAAGGCGGTTAAAGAGGCTGTTGCGTTGCGCAAAAATTTTGTACCCACCATTATGGCTTTAGTGAAAAATGCTGCCCAAACCGGGGAGCCCGTTGTACGAATGATGGAGTACGAATTTCCGCACCAGGGCTTCGAAAAGATCAAAGATCAGTTTATGTTGGGAGATAGTTATTTAATTGCTCCCGTACTGATAAAGAATGCCACTACGCGTAAAATTGTGCTGCCCAAGGGAAAATGGAAAGACTCCAACGGTAAAATATGGCAAGGCAACAAAACCATAGAATACCCAACTAAACTCGAAACCCTCCCTTATTTTACTCGACTTGATAAGCATTAG
- a CDS encoding IS1182 family transposase yields MKFIQSSPRSQVPFSGASLEEAISAENEVRYIDAFVDALPLQKLGFRLAFTENGRPAYHPAILLKLFIYGYLNRIRSSRCLEKECHRNIEVMWLLGQLTPDHNTIANFRKNYPKAITQVFRTTVQMARHFQLIGGQLLAGDSTKLRAQNSKKNNYNQSKIARHLAYIENKLAGFTQALALVDNAAEREQITQAMTKHLQRQQYYRQLAQQLKNSGEEQVSTSDPESRQMIIRNTITEVAYNVQTTVDAKHCLPIDYQVTNHNDSKAMGNMLRRAKSIVGHSSFSALFDKGYHTGSELEIAQRLGIRTLVAIPAPAASAPDANYNLEHFAYDPARNVYVCPQQQVLTTNGSIYTKNRGYSNQTSFWQYRTRSCKSCLARIRCTTAKNGKLIERNVYSPVFEKNRANITANPELYKRRQAIVEHPFGTLKRQWGYSYVLSKKGIARASADVGLMLVAYNLRRLLHILGMQAVMAYIQARAALLIGSRTKVSVQLQRYMENITISLNCYFIYLKNTIFMKLSSRGY; encoded by the coding sequence ATGAAGTTTATACAAAGTAGCCCACGCAGTCAAGTTCCTTTTTCCGGTGCCAGCCTGGAGGAGGCCATTTCAGCGGAGAATGAGGTGCGTTACATCGATGCCTTTGTAGACGCACTCCCGCTCCAGAAACTAGGCTTCCGCCTGGCGTTTACCGAGAATGGCCGCCCGGCTTACCATCCAGCCATCTTACTTAAGCTCTTTATCTATGGCTATCTCAATCGCATCCGCTCCTCCCGGTGCCTGGAGAAGGAATGCCACCGCAATATTGAAGTGATGTGGCTGCTGGGCCAACTCACCCCGGACCACAACACGATTGCCAACTTCCGCAAGAATTACCCCAAAGCCATCACCCAGGTCTTTCGGACCACCGTTCAAATGGCCCGTCACTTTCAACTGATCGGGGGACAACTGCTGGCTGGTGACAGCACGAAGCTGCGGGCTCAGAACTCCAAGAAAAATAACTATAACCAAAGCAAGATTGCGCGTCACCTGGCCTACATTGAAAACAAGCTGGCTGGCTTCACCCAAGCCCTTGCCCTAGTAGATAATGCCGCGGAAAGAGAGCAGATCACCCAGGCGATGACCAAGCACTTGCAGCGGCAACAGTATTACCGCCAGTTGGCTCAGCAGCTAAAGAACTCGGGAGAGGAACAGGTGTCCACCTCAGATCCAGAAAGCCGGCAGATGATCATCCGAAATACTATTACCGAAGTAGCTTACAACGTACAGACTACCGTAGACGCCAAGCACTGCCTGCCTATTGACTACCAAGTGACGAACCACAACGACAGTAAGGCGATGGGTAATATGCTGCGCCGGGCCAAGAGTATCGTTGGTCATAGTTCCTTCTCCGCTCTCTTTGACAAGGGGTACCATACGGGCTCAGAACTGGAAATCGCCCAACGGCTGGGTATCCGCACACTGGTAGCCATTCCAGCACCGGCTGCTAGTGCCCCGGACGCCAACTACAACCTAGAGCACTTTGCCTATGACCCTGCCAGAAATGTGTATGTCTGCCCGCAGCAACAGGTGCTTACCACCAACGGTAGCATCTACACTAAAAATCGGGGTTATTCCAACCAGACTAGCTTTTGGCAGTACCGCACCAGGTCCTGTAAAAGTTGTCTCGCCCGTATTCGCTGCACCACGGCTAAAAACGGCAAACTTATCGAACGCAACGTCTACTCCCCCGTTTTTGAAAAGAATCGAGCGAACATTACCGCCAACCCGGAGCTTTACAAGCGGCGACAGGCCATTGTCGAGCATCCTTTCGGCACCCTGAAAAGGCAGTGGGGCTACAGCTACGTACTCTCCAAGAAGGGCATAGCCCGTGCTTCGGCTGATGTGGGACTCATGCTGGTGGCCTACAACCTACGCCGGCTGCTCCACATACTGGGGATGCAGGCCGTTATGGCTTATATCCAAGCACGAGCTGCCTTACTAATCGGCTCCCGTACTAAAGTTAGCGTACAGTTGCAGCGATACATGGAAAATATAACAATAAGTCTAAACTGCTACTTTATATATCTTAAGAATACTATCTTTATGAAACTATCTAGCCGAGGTTATTAG